A portion of the Chondrinema litorale genome contains these proteins:
- a CDS encoding trans-sulfuration enzyme family protein: protein MKKKAKETQCVHYFGEKPYESQGINTPVEPASAFKYGEGMVNVYPRYFNTYNQKVINSQLASLEGGEDCLIFGSGMAAITTALFSLLNSGDHAVFYNELYGGTFNLLSSEFEKKGISFTLVNKQTKDAFEKAIQSNTKVLYFESPTNPLLSVVDIKLMVDIAKANGLTTLIDNTFASPINQNPIEFGVDIVLHSGTKYLGGHSDLSFGAIVSSNEIIKSIHSTAINLGGSLNPFDCYLIERSIKTLDVRVKRHNENALALAEFLDAHDKVKKVYYPGLVDHDKHEIAKSQMKGFGGMLSFELATQNQEDVNQFVDSLQLVCKALSLGGVESTICSPALTSHIKMTKQEREAIGVTDGLLRLSVGIENINDLKADFENALKVI, encoded by the coding sequence GTGAAAAAGAAAGCTAAAGAAACACAATGTGTTCATTATTTCGGAGAGAAACCATATGAGTCTCAAGGTATAAATACTCCAGTGGAACCTGCTTCTGCATTTAAATATGGAGAGGGTATGGTAAATGTTTATCCAAGATATTTTAATACATACAATCAAAAAGTGATAAATAGTCAATTAGCTTCATTAGAAGGTGGAGAAGATTGTTTAATATTTGGATCTGGTATGGCTGCTATTACTACAGCTCTGTTTTCATTACTAAATAGTGGAGATCACGCTGTTTTTTATAATGAACTTTATGGAGGAACATTTAATTTGCTGAGTTCAGAGTTCGAAAAAAAAGGTATTTCTTTCACTTTAGTAAATAAGCAGACTAAAGATGCATTTGAAAAAGCAATACAGTCAAATACGAAAGTGTTGTATTTCGAATCACCTACTAATCCGTTATTGAGTGTAGTTGATATAAAATTGATGGTTGATATTGCAAAAGCAAATGGCTTAACTACTTTAATCGATAATACTTTTGCGTCCCCGATTAATCAGAATCCTATTGAATTTGGAGTAGATATAGTTTTACATAGTGGTACTAAGTATTTAGGTGGTCATAGTGATTTAAGTTTTGGAGCAATTGTAAGTTCAAATGAGATCATTAAAAGCATTCATAGTACAGCAATAAATTTAGGTGGTAGCTTAAATCCTTTCGATTGTTATCTTATAGAGCGTAGTATTAAAACCTTGGATGTGAGAGTGAAAAGGCATAATGAAAATGCGTTGGCATTGGCTGAATTTTTAGATGCACATGATAAAGTAAAAAAAGTATATTATCCCGGTTTAGTTGATCATGATAAACACGAAATAGCTAAAAGCCAAATGAAAGGTTTTGGTGGTATGTTATCATTTGAATTGGCTACACAAAATCAAGAGGATGTTAATCAGTTTGTAGATTCTTTACAACTAGTATGTAAAGCTCTTAGTTTAGGAGGGGTGGAGTCGACCATTTGTTCTCCTGCTTTAACATCTCATATTAAAATGACAAAGCAAGAGAGAGAGGCTATTGGTGTTACAGATGGTTTGTTGAGGTTATCTGTTGGTATAGAGAATATTAATGATTTAAAAGCTGATTTTGAAAATGCTTTAAAAGTTATTTAA
- a CDS encoding OmpA family protein — translation MWKLPLLALLSIYLINDYVILNKFSFTSKKAVKYFVMRGEVVDSKTGEPIENADVIIGNLQKTFSTTLVTDENGSFRLDLPGEEVYTIYAIKKRYFNSEIHHFSSIGKSSDEIIKITVPLIKAELNEHYLLNFIEFEVNSSNLKVKRGKGNLDELITFLKDNHDIIIEIGVHTDSRGDDDYNLVLSEKRAKAVAEYIYENGINENRVKYKGYGETKLLNECKNDIFCSTEKHLENRRIEFRIMALKSE, via the coding sequence ATGTGGAAACTCCCACTTTTGGCTTTACTAAGTATTTATTTAATAAATGATTATGTCATATTAAATAAATTTTCTTTTACTTCTAAAAAAGCTGTAAAGTACTTTGTAATGAGAGGGGAAGTAGTTGATTCTAAAACTGGAGAACCAATTGAAAATGCTGACGTGATAATTGGTAATCTTCAAAAAACATTCTCAACTACATTAGTAACAGATGAAAATGGTTCGTTCCGATTAGACTTACCAGGTGAGGAGGTTTATACAATTTATGCTATAAAAAAGAGGTATTTTAATTCTGAAATTCATCATTTCTCTTCTATCGGAAAAAGTTCTGATGAAATTATCAAAATTACTGTGCCATTAATTAAAGCTGAGTTAAATGAACATTATTTGCTTAACTTTATAGAATTTGAAGTAAATAGTAGTAATCTAAAAGTTAAGAGAGGCAAAGGAAATTTAGATGAATTAATTACTTTTCTTAAAGATAATCATGATATAATTATAGAAATAGGGGTGCATACGGACTCAAGAGGAGATGATGATTATAACCTTGTGTTATCTGAAAAAAGAGCAAAAGCAGTTGCAGAATATATTTATGAAAATGGAATTAATGAAAATAGAGTAAAGTATAAAGGATATGGAGAAACCAAACTTCTGAATGAATGTAAGAATGATATATTCTGTTCAACAGAAAAACATTTAGAAAACAGAAGGATTGAGTTTAGAATTATGGCATTAAAATCAGAATGA
- a CDS encoding OmpA family protein, whose protein sequence is MRRLIYLYGAYNKKIVLPISCLFFFYFQLTSTKVDANSYENILATSNDSIRKTYRVSGMLINKQDKKRKKSFFGFTIVAYEVVKDDAGNTVYRLGSSAKKVTTGDKGIFEFELYADTEYLLKCVKPGYFSDEIPLPKRNIALGQHISLEIFINQANTAMLAGYIKNVDTSELIASAEVKLKDNITGSVRSVITQNDGAYSFEIREGDSYEITVDKEGYFESDLIKVDFSESVGGILKKDIFIKGLLIGKSYRLKGFYFGVNDFNITEKQATALEEAVEILKENPDVQFEIGCFSDSRGDDKYNMYLTQKRSEAIVNYLADNFEIMRDRMVPVGYGETKLINECANGVLCGSEKHEENRRIEMKIIKILE, encoded by the coding sequence ATGAGGAGATTAATCTATCTATATGGAGCTTACAACAAAAAAATAGTACTGCCAATCAGCTGTTTGTTTTTTTTCTACTTTCAACTAACTTCTACCAAGGTTGATGCAAACAGCTATGAGAATATTTTAGCCACATCGAATGATTCTATCCGAAAGACCTATCGTGTTAGTGGAATGCTAATTAATAAACAAGATAAGAAAAGGAAAAAAAGCTTTTTTGGCTTTACAATAGTAGCTTATGAAGTTGTGAAAGATGATGCAGGTAATACTGTTTATAGATTAGGGTCGAGTGCAAAAAAAGTTACAACTGGTGATAAAGGTATTTTTGAATTTGAACTATATGCAGATACAGAATACCTTCTCAAGTGTGTAAAGCCAGGATATTTTTCTGATGAAATTCCACTCCCAAAAAGAAATATAGCATTGGGTCAACATATTAGCTTAGAAATTTTTATCAATCAGGCTAACACGGCGATGTTAGCTGGGTATATAAAGAATGTAGATACTAGTGAACTCATAGCTAGTGCAGAAGTAAAGTTAAAAGATAATATAACTGGTTCGGTGAGATCTGTTATTACTCAAAATGATGGGGCTTATTCATTCGAAATTCGTGAAGGGGATAGTTATGAAATTACAGTTGACAAAGAAGGTTATTTTGAGAGTGATTTAATTAAAGTTGATTTTTCTGAAAGTGTGGGTGGAATACTTAAAAAAGATATTTTTATAAAAGGTCTTTTAATAGGTAAATCTTATCGATTAAAAGGCTTTTATTTTGGCGTAAACGATTTTAATATAACTGAAAAGCAAGCAACTGCACTAGAAGAGGCTGTAGAGATACTAAAAGAAAATCCTGATGTTCAATTTGAAATTGGTTGTTTCTCAGATTCAAGAGGAGATGATAAGTACAATATGTATCTTACTCAAAAGCGCTCAGAAGCTATAGTGAATTATCTTGCCGATAATTTTGAAATAATGAGAGACCGAATGGTACCTGTTGGTTATGGAGAAACAAAACTGATAAATGAATGTGCCAATGGAGTGCTGTGTGGTTCTGAAAAACATGAAGAGAATAGGCGGATAGAAATGAAAATTATTAAGATTCTTGAATAG
- a CDS encoding 3'-5' exonuclease: MNLHLKNPLAVFDLETTGINIVKDRIVEISIVKVMPNGEKEIKTKRVNPTIPIPSESSMIHGIYDEDVKDAPTFKQIAKEIAKFLEGCDLAGFNVLKFDIPMLAEELLRAGVEFDTKNRKIVDSQKIFHMMEPRTLHAAYKFYCDKDLENAHSAEADTLATYEVLDAQVKRYENVEIKDQKTGKTSVPVKNDMQSLHEITSSNMIDFAGRMVYNSEGVAVFNFGKHKNRPVLEVLKKEPGYYDWIINNEFALNTKQKLTEIKLSQFNNK, encoded by the coding sequence ATGAACCTTCATCTTAAAAATCCTCTAGCTGTATTCGATTTAGAAACAACAGGTATAAATATAGTAAAAGATCGCATTGTTGAAATCTCTATTGTAAAAGTGATGCCGAATGGTGAGAAAGAGATAAAAACTAAACGAGTGAATCCTACTATACCTATACCTTCAGAGTCAAGTATGATTCATGGCATTTACGATGAAGATGTAAAAGACGCTCCTACTTTTAAACAAATTGCTAAAGAAATAGCTAAATTTTTAGAAGGATGCGATCTAGCAGGTTTTAATGTATTAAAGTTCGATATACCTATGCTTGCAGAAGAGCTTTTAAGAGCTGGTGTAGAATTCGACACTAAAAACAGGAAAATAGTAGATTCTCAGAAGATATTCCATATGATGGAGCCCAGAACTTTACATGCAGCTTATAAATTCTATTGCGATAAAGATCTGGAAAATGCCCATAGTGCAGAAGCTGATACACTTGCCACTTATGAAGTGCTAGATGCTCAGGTTAAGAGGTATGAAAATGTAGAGATCAAAGATCAAAAAACAGGAAAAACTTCTGTTCCTGTAAAAAATGATATGCAATCTCTTCACGAAATCACTTCATCTAACATGATAGATTTTGCAGGCAGAATGGTTTATAACTCTGAAGGCGTTGCTGTATTCAACTTTGGTAAGCATAAGAACAGACCTGTACTTGAAGTGCTTAAAAAAGAACCAGGCTATTACGATTGGATTATTAATAATGAATTTGCTTTAAACACTAAGCAAAAACTTACAGAAATTAAGTTAAGCCAATTTAATAATAAATAG
- a CDS encoding peptidase M61 — translation MNKKCVPSQFFSISIFIVSFIFSFESYSQKKTDQYKFTVNLNNTNDDKLTIEFVPPKIKEKTIIYNIPKIVPGTYSISDFGRFVTEFTVTDKKGRTLEVKQLDDNRWEITNPKKAAKISYKVDDTWDTKKDNVIFEPAGTNIEKDTNYVINTHGFFGYFDGYKTNDYHLTFNKEEGFYGSTSLISTASDAVKDIFIVDDYMDLADAPIMYNIPDTTILNMGDAEVLVSVYSPNKTITSEYVGENINAILQAQRKYLGGTLPIKKYAFIIYLSDKPSLSGMLGALEHSYSSMYYLPEIAPQYITQSIRDIAAHEFFHIVTPLSIHSEEIQDFDYINPKMSEHLWLYEGVTEYSAGHMQVMYELISMEEYLDVIRSKMLQASTYIDDLPFTEMSKKVLDEYEDQYGNVYEKGALIGLCLDLTFRDLSDGEYGLRDLMVGLSDEYGKEKPFKDEELFDQIATISGYPEIRTFFSKYVEGAESLPIKEVFEKAGIDYQKETTVKEITMGNIIKGLVLDNDSNIVISDVSEIDDFGVKMGYEEGDIIRKVNGDTITLENVVQVIGGIRKNAAEGDTLSMVVERSLEEDKIEQVELKAEMGYNERKEYHIFQPVANMTERQRKILKSWLVPKEE, via the coding sequence ATGAATAAAAAATGCGTGCCCAGTCAATTTTTTTCAATTTCAATTTTTATTGTTTCATTCATCTTTTCCTTTGAATCTTATAGCCAAAAAAAAACTGATCAATATAAATTTACAGTTAATTTAAATAACACAAATGACGATAAACTTACAATCGAGTTTGTCCCACCTAAAATCAAAGAAAAAACAATAATTTATAATATTCCGAAAATTGTTCCTGGTACATATAGCATTTCAGACTTTGGCAGATTTGTTACAGAATTTACAGTTACAGATAAAAAAGGTAGGACTCTAGAAGTTAAACAACTCGATGATAATCGTTGGGAAATTACCAATCCCAAAAAAGCTGCAAAGATTTCATACAAAGTAGATGATACATGGGATACCAAAAAAGATAATGTCATTTTTGAGCCAGCGGGAACAAACATTGAGAAAGACACAAATTATGTAATAAACACCCACGGATTTTTTGGTTACTTCGATGGTTACAAAACCAATGACTATCACTTAACATTTAATAAAGAAGAAGGCTTTTATGGGTCGACCTCATTAATTAGTACTGCTTCAGATGCAGTTAAAGATATTTTTATAGTAGACGATTACATGGATTTGGCTGATGCTCCTATCATGTACAATATTCCAGACACTACCATATTAAATATGGGCGATGCAGAAGTACTTGTTTCGGTTTACTCTCCTAATAAAACCATTACATCAGAATATGTTGGTGAAAATATAAATGCAATTCTTCAAGCACAGAGAAAGTATCTGGGTGGTACACTTCCTATAAAAAAATATGCTTTTATTATTTATTTAAGTGATAAACCAAGCTTATCTGGAATGTTAGGAGCATTAGAGCACTCTTATTCTTCTATGTATTATCTCCCTGAAATTGCACCTCAATATATTACTCAGAGTATTAGAGATATTGCTGCCCATGAGTTTTTTCATATAGTAACACCTTTAAGCATACACTCAGAAGAAATACAGGATTTTGACTATATCAACCCAAAAATGTCTGAACACTTATGGTTATATGAAGGGGTAACAGAATATTCTGCGGGTCATATGCAGGTAATGTATGAATTAATTAGTATGGAAGAGTACTTGGATGTTATTAGATCAAAAATGCTTCAGGCTTCTACTTATATCGATGATCTTCCATTTACTGAAATGAGTAAAAAAGTACTTGATGAGTATGAAGATCAATATGGCAATGTGTATGAAAAAGGCGCTCTAATCGGTCTATGCCTTGATCTAACCTTTAGAGACTTATCTGACGGTGAATATGGCTTACGTGATTTAATGGTAGGCTTATCTGATGAATACGGCAAAGAAAAACCATTTAAAGATGAAGAGTTGTTTGACCAAATTGCTACAATAAGTGGTTATCCTGAAATAAGAACATTTTTTAGTAAATATGTTGAAGGTGCAGAATCGCTGCCTATTAAAGAGGTTTTCGAAAAAGCTGGGATTGACTACCAAAAGGAAACTACTGTAAAAGAAATTACAATGGGTAATATTATTAAAGGTTTGGTTTTAGACAACGATAGTAACATTGTAATTAGCGATGTGAGTGAAATTGATGATTTTGGAGTTAAGATGGGTTATGAAGAAGGTGATATTATTAGAAAAGTAAATGGTGATACAATTACATTAGAAAATGTAGTACAAGTTATTGGAGGAATAAGAAAAAATGCAGCAGAAGGTGATACACTTTCTATGGTAGTTGAAAGAAGCTTAGAAGAAGATAAAATTGAGCAAGTTGAATTAAAAGCAGAAATGGGATATAATGAAAGAAAAGAATATCACATTTTTCAACCAGTTGCCAATATGACTGAACGCCAAAGAAAAATATTAAAAAGCTGGTTGGTTCCTAAAGAGGAATAG
- a CDS encoding gliding motility-associated C-terminal domain-containing protein: MSLNISLQPEDFQIRPTIFYLFLMLTGFSLQADPFLFKENKNQWDSDILYRADLPGGYLFLHNGAFTYVFYDEVAVQAKHQHTNSSASNRVSVADNPDNSGLIGAHGFKVNFYKASSDVNVVPINPFANSYNYFLGNNSEKWARNVKAYSQINYQGLYEGIDLKYYHNGEDFKYEFTVAPGSNTKKIKMDYEGQSEIELINGNLYIRTTVNELIEQKPYSYQIINGVKKEVVTEFSLKNKRLTFEFPEGYDENYELVIDPVLVFSTFSGSVSDNWGNTATYDDAGSLYAGGIVFGNDFPATTGAFQVNFAEEIDIAITKYDSTGSYQIYATYLGGEDTEVPQSLVVNSNNELVIFGTTSSPDFPITENAYDSTFDGGVAGTVIGGVDFNNGADIFTAKLNPDGSELIGATFFGGFNTDGINELTRLYLSRNYGDELRGDVITDDDGNIYIATSTHSSDVVITTGEVLQGEQDGLIAKFNSDLSSLIWSRLLGGGGRDAVYNIKLNDEGDIIVVGGTTSLDFPTTANVLHEEFQGGRTDGFLTIISNDGTQIIESTYLGTDAYDQAFLLDLDASGNITVFGQTSGDYPVSVNTYSNDGSGQFVHKIGGGLKTTIFSTVIGSGSGSPDICPTALLVNECSNIYLAGWGGNVNAVNANYVGGYTYGLPITEDAYQTNTDGSDFYLMVLSADADELLYATYFGGNAGTGEHVDGGTSRFDKKGVVYHSVCSCGQSNYPTTIGAFDRVNNSTSETSTATRCNNAAFKFDMAILEASFEYGPEIPCLPSPVTFSNTSLGGSSFIWEINGVVIDAVADTGFVYMFEEPGDYVVSITAFDAATCTEQDVYTETISVGEQEFAVEDGGFICGGEEFQLSASGATIYRWSPQTYLSNPNIANPIATPPENIEYTVTMINDFGCRADSVVTIMVQPEVIADFQVNVIETCDTLNQVEIINNSQNVAEYAWIISDDRIINSEEPGTLTFEESGTYQIILVGINETCSDTDTVEVDVNVVEASLFYQNVTISPTQEICYGESVQLEVTGGVAYTWSPLGGIDNPSSSTPIVSPTENTTYSVRIYNKNSCFIDTTVQVNVFPEIVSEFEISMNEECGEKPVLTFENLSEGADTYVWDFGNSESYSDIIPTSYVYPDTGIYTITLYATQGECTESFSQEVIIEQVVPPNAISPNDDSVNEKFVIPSKLSGWQIEIYNRWGDLVYENDNYNGEWGGEDLPESVYHYLLISPYGTECRGWVKVMK, encoded by the coding sequence ATGAGCTTAAATATATCTTTACAACCAGAAGATTTCCAAATAAGGCCTACAATCTTTTATTTATTTCTAATGCTTACAGGATTTTCTTTGCAGGCAGATCCTTTTTTGTTTAAAGAGAATAAAAATCAGTGGGACTCAGATATACTTTATAGAGCAGATTTACCTGGAGGTTATTTATTTCTACACAATGGTGCTTTCACTTATGTATTTTACGATGAGGTAGCTGTTCAAGCAAAACATCAACATACAAACTCATCAGCATCTAACAGAGTAAGTGTGGCGGATAATCCAGATAACTCAGGTTTAATAGGAGCTCATGGTTTTAAAGTAAACTTTTACAAAGCTTCTTCCGATGTAAATGTTGTTCCTATAAACCCATTTGCCAATTCGTATAATTATTTTTTAGGGAATAATTCTGAAAAATGGGCTAGAAATGTAAAAGCCTATTCGCAAATTAATTATCAAGGTTTATATGAGGGGATTGATCTTAAGTATTACCATAATGGAGAAGATTTTAAATATGAGTTTACTGTAGCTCCCGGCAGCAATACAAAAAAAATTAAGATGGATTATGAGGGGCAGTCTGAAATTGAGCTAATAAATGGGAATTTATACATTAGAACTACTGTAAATGAGCTCATTGAGCAAAAACCATATTCTTACCAGATAATTAATGGTGTAAAGAAAGAAGTTGTTACAGAATTTTCGCTAAAAAATAAGCGACTAACATTTGAATTTCCAGAGGGATATGATGAAAACTACGAGCTTGTAATTGATCCAGTATTGGTTTTTTCAACATTTTCAGGATCAGTTTCTGATAACTGGGGAAACACTGCTACTTATGACGATGCAGGTTCGCTATATGCTGGAGGTATCGTTTTTGGAAATGACTTTCCCGCAACAACTGGAGCTTTTCAAGTAAATTTTGCTGAAGAAATTGACATTGCTATTACAAAATATGACTCAACTGGTTCTTATCAAATTTATGCAACATACCTAGGTGGTGAAGATACAGAAGTGCCACAAAGTTTAGTCGTCAATAGTAATAACGAATTGGTTATTTTTGGAACAACATCTTCTCCAGATTTTCCAATCACCGAAAATGCTTACGACTCTACTTTTGATGGGGGAGTGGCTGGAACAGTAATAGGTGGAGTTGATTTTAATAATGGGGCTGATATTTTTACTGCTAAATTAAATCCTGATGGTTCCGAATTAATTGGGGCAACTTTTTTTGGAGGATTTAATACAGATGGAATAAATGAGCTCACCAGATTATACCTTTCGAGAAATTATGGAGATGAATTGAGAGGAGATGTGATTACTGATGATGATGGTAATATCTATATTGCTACCTCAACACATTCGTCTGATGTGGTGATAACTACTGGAGAGGTACTTCAAGGCGAGCAAGATGGTTTAATTGCTAAGTTTAATTCTGACCTAAGTTCTTTAATTTGGAGTAGGTTACTTGGAGGTGGTGGACGCGATGCTGTGTATAATATTAAATTAAATGATGAAGGCGACATAATTGTAGTAGGTGGTACTACCAGTCTTGATTTTCCCACAACTGCTAATGTATTACATGAGGAGTTTCAAGGTGGTAGAACAGATGGTTTTCTTACAATTATTTCGAACGACGGAACACAAATAATAGAATCTACCTATTTAGGAACCGATGCTTATGACCAAGCTTTTTTACTAGATCTTGATGCTTCTGGCAATATTACTGTTTTTGGCCAAACCAGTGGAGATTATCCTGTTTCAGTAAATACTTATTCTAATGATGGAAGTGGGCAATTTGTTCATAAAATAGGTGGAGGACTTAAAACGACAATCTTTTCTACTGTAATAGGTTCTGGTTCTGGCTCGCCAGATATTTGCCCAACAGCATTATTGGTTAATGAGTGTTCTAATATTTATCTAGCAGGTTGGGGTGGAAATGTAAATGCTGTAAATGCTAATTATGTTGGTGGTTATACATATGGGCTTCCAATTACAGAAGATGCTTATCAAACTAATACAGATGGAAGTGATTTTTATTTAATGGTGCTGTCAGCAGATGCTGATGAATTACTTTATGCAACATATTTCGGTGGTAATGCAGGCACTGGTGAGCATGTTGATGGAGGTACTAGCCGCTTTGATAAGAAAGGAGTTGTATATCATTCGGTATGTTCGTGTGGCCAAAGTAATTACCCCACAACAATAGGTGCTTTTGACAGAGTTAATAACTCTACCTCTGAAACAAGTACTGCTACAAGATGTAACAATGCTGCTTTTAAATTCGATATGGCAATTCTAGAAGCATCATTTGAATACGGACCTGAAATACCTTGTCTTCCATCACCAGTTACCTTTAGTAATACTAGCCTAGGGGGCAGCAGCTTTATTTGGGAAATTAATGGTGTAGTTATAGACGCTGTTGCAGATACAGGTTTTGTGTATATGTTTGAAGAGCCAGGAGATTATGTAGTAAGTATTACAGCTTTTGATGCAGCCACTTGTACAGAACAAGATGTTTATACAGAAACAATAAGTGTAGGTGAACAAGAATTTGCAGTTGAAGATGGTGGATTTATTTGTGGAGGGGAAGAATTTCAACTTTCAGCTAGTGGGGCAACAATTTACAGATGGAGTCCTCAAACTTATTTAAGTAATCCAAATATTGCTAATCCAATAGCTACTCCACCAGAAAACATTGAATATACTGTTACCATGATCAACGATTTTGGTTGTAGGGCAGATAGTGTGGTTACTATCATGGTACAACCAGAAGTAATAGCAGACTTTCAGGTAAATGTGATTGAGACTTGCGATACACTTAACCAAGTAGAAATTATCAATAATTCGCAAAATGTGGCTGAGTATGCTTGGATTATTAGTGATGATAGAATCATTAACAGTGAAGAACCTGGAACACTTACTTTCGAAGAATCTGGTACTTACCAGATCATTTTAGTTGGTATTAATGAAACTTGTTCAGATACAGATACTGTGGAGGTTGATGTAAATGTAGTAGAGGCATCTCTTTTTTATCAAAATGTTACGATAAGCCCTACTCAAGAAATTTGTTATGGAGAGTCTGTACAATTAGAAGTAACAGGAGGAGTAGCTTATACTTGGAGTCCGCTTGGAGGCATCGATAATCCATCTTCTTCAACTCCAATAGTTTCACCTACAGAAAATACAACTTATTCTGTTAGAATCTATAATAAAAATAGCTGCTTTATAGACACTACTGTTCAGGTAAATGTATTTCCAGAAATCGTATCAGAATTTGAAATCTCAATGAATGAAGAATGTGGCGAAAAACCTGTTCTTACTTTTGAAAATCTATCTGAAGGAGCAGATACCTATGTGTGGGATTTTGGTAATAGTGAAAGTTATTCAGATATTATTCCAACATCTTATGTATATCCAGATACAGGAATATATACCATTACTTTATATGCTACACAAGGTGAATGTACAGAAAGCTTTAGTCAAGAAGTAATAATAGAACAAGTTGTGCCACCAAATGCGATCTCCCCTAATGATGACTCTGTGAATGAGAAATTCGTTATTCCAAGCAAACTTTCAGGTTGGCAAATTGAGATTTATAACCGATGGGGCGATTTAGTTTACGAAAACGATAATTATAATGGAGAGTGGGGAGGAGAAGATTTACCAGAATCTGTATATCATTACTTACTTATATCGCCTTATGGTACTGAATGTAGAGGTTGGGTGAAGGTGATGAAGTAA
- a CDS encoding DNA alkylation repair protein, giving the protein MFSVDGYLTNITEIFSENGNAKIAVQQSEYLKNKFDFYGLKSPLRKTLIKNFFLVEGYPPIEFIEVTIKSAYQYSQREMHYFAIEIAEKQKKYFNAKSLELIKWLIETNSWWDTVDLIASHLVGYLVKKYPELITVMDNWVESENMWIRRSALLFQLSYKQETDTERLFNYCTKLSGEKEFFIRKAVGWVLRQYAKTNPDKVIEFVNEQPLSNLSRKEALKHIDL; this is encoded by the coding sequence ATGTTTAGTGTTGATGGCTATCTTACTAATATCACTGAGATATTTAGCGAAAATGGCAATGCCAAAATAGCTGTACAACAAAGTGAATATCTTAAAAATAAATTCGATTTTTATGGACTAAAGTCACCTCTACGAAAAACTTTAATTAAAAACTTTTTTCTAGTAGAAGGCTATCCTCCTATTGAGTTTATTGAAGTAACAATTAAAAGCGCCTATCAATACTCTCAAAGAGAGATGCACTATTTTGCCATTGAAATTGCTGAAAAACAAAAAAAGTATTTCAATGCAAAAAGTCTTGAGTTAATAAAATGGCTTATAGAAACCAATAGTTGGTGGGATACGGTGGATTTAATTGCTTCACATTTAGTGGGTTATTTAGTAAAAAAATATCCTGAACTTATTACAGTGATGGATAACTGGGTTGAATCTGAAAATATGTGGATAAGAAGATCTGCGCTGTTATTTCAATTAAGTTATAAGCAAGAAACTGATACTGAGAGATTGTTCAATTATTGCACAAAACTTTCAGGTGAAAAAGAGTTTTTTATAAGAAAGGCCGTTGGCTGGGTATTGAGACAATATGCCAAAACTAATCCTGATAAAGTTATTGAGTTTGTAAACGAGCAGCCACTTTCTAACTTGAGTAGAAAAGAAGCACTAAAGCATATTGATCTCTAG